One window of Rasiella rasia genomic DNA carries:
- a CDS encoding tetratricopeptide repeat protein gives MSFSATAVFSQNTNTNEQLIRLDSLAEGAFNSGDIDRQIELYYQKLDIFPRVDSLELKAEILFNIGERFRRIGLYNEAAEIYIRQLEVEKQSGKYSFRTFLSLGDLAGIYIRLGELENATKTYKQSISISKKLPQFETYFAAGLNNLGIHFNDNLKHRDSAQYYYEQAAGIISLSNDAVKRGLYGSIRDNIALLRMKDKEYLKASEIFYDNYYNVFPALTEERERYFRAGIQLADTYIKTNDIEKATTLLDSIEMNLSNANHPECAINQLLFLKVKANLLERNKDYKALIENFKHAQSIQDSLNKVTTRKRNVINYTLSDRKKLETQKTLELESLKRESVTKQAAQRLWILGLSSFVLILVAIIFAVRLKQRNERVKNKKELIEQALKNKKLENELLERNIEVQRKDLATLAISTNEQKGWLNVLSNKIDVIASRKTFDKKLLNELVTFVNHRKHVGKLSDTFHEKIEELNSDFFDKLIKNVPNLTEYEIKLCALIRIHLNSKEIATILNINPESVNKSRYRIRKKIGMTSDQKLDVFLMSF, from the coding sequence GTGAGTTTCTCTGCAACGGCGGTTTTTTCACAAAATACTAATACAAACGAACAACTTATAAGGCTAGATTCACTTGCCGAAGGTGCTTTTAATTCTGGGGATATAGACAGACAGATAGAACTGTATTATCAAAAACTGGACATTTTTCCAAGAGTAGATAGTTTAGAATTGAAAGCTGAAATACTTTTTAATATAGGTGAACGATTTAGAAGGATAGGGCTTTATAACGAAGCTGCTGAAATATATATTAGGCAACTAGAAGTTGAAAAACAATCTGGTAAATACTCATTTCGAACCTTTTTGTCACTAGGCGATCTCGCTGGCATCTATATTAGATTGGGTGAATTAGAAAATGCCACAAAAACATATAAACAAAGCATTTCAATATCGAAAAAACTTCCTCAGTTTGAAACGTATTTTGCTGCGGGATTAAATAACCTGGGCATACATTTTAATGACAATCTTAAACATAGAGATTCGGCTCAGTATTACTATGAACAGGCCGCGGGTATTATTTCACTCTCTAACGATGCCGTTAAGCGTGGATTATATGGTAGTATTCGAGACAATATAGCTTTACTGAGGATGAAAGACAAAGAATATTTGAAGGCAAGTGAGATATTCTATGATAATTATTACAACGTTTTTCCTGCCCTTACAGAAGAACGCGAACGCTATTTTAGAGCTGGAATACAGCTGGCAGACACCTATATAAAAACAAATGATATTGAAAAGGCTACAACTTTGCTAGACTCGATAGAAATGAATCTAAGCAATGCCAATCATCCAGAATGCGCCATCAATCAGTTACTTTTCTTAAAAGTGAAGGCCAATTTGTTAGAGAGAAATAAAGATTATAAAGCCTTAATAGAAAATTTTAAACACGCACAATCTATTCAGGATAGTTTGAACAAAGTAACTACCAGAAAAAGAAATGTGATTAATTATACCCTTTCAGATAGAAAAAAACTTGAAACTCAAAAAACTTTAGAATTAGAATCTCTAAAAAGAGAAAGTGTAACAAAGCAGGCAGCTCAACGACTGTGGATTCTAGGGCTATCGTCCTTTGTACTGATACTCGTGGCGATTATTTTTGCTGTTAGACTTAAACAAAGAAACGAACGTGTTAAAAATAAAAAAGAGTTGATTGAACAAGCTCTTAAAAACAAAAAACTAGAAAATGAGCTTTTAGAACGAAATATTGAGGTCCAACGAAAAGATTTAGCGACGCTCGCTATTTCTACAAATGAACAAAAAGGGTGGCTAAATGTGCTGAGTAATAAAATAGATGTAATCGCAAGTAGAAAAACATTTGACAAAAAATTGTTGAACGAATTGGTTACGTTCGTAAACCATAGAAAACATGTAGGCAAATTGAGCGACACCTTCCATGAAAAAATAGAGGAATTAAATAGTGATTTTTTTGATAAATTAATAAAAAATGTTCCCAATTTAACCGAGTACGAAATAAAGCTATGTGCCTTAATTCGAATTCACCTCAATTCGAAAGAAATTGCTACCATACTCAATATCAATCCCGAATCTGTAAATAAAAGCAGATACCGTATCAGAAAAAAAATTGGGATGACTTCTGATCAAAAATTAGATGTGTTTTTAATGTCATTTTAA
- a CDS encoding NAD-dependent epimerase/dehydratase family protein: protein MKKRILIIGACGQIGTELTAALRAAYAPHKVIASDIIEGDEVMMNSGPFEVLDAMDYDAVQDVVIKHEITDVYLMAAMLSATSEKFPMRAWNLNMNSLFNVLNLAKDGKIDKIFWPSSIAVFGPTTPKENTPQRTVMEPSTVYGISKQTGERWCEYYHKKFGVDVRSLRYPGLVSYKTLPGGGTTDYAVDIYHKAVKHNKYICFLNAETTLPMMYMDDAIKATIGIMEAPESNIKIRNSYNLAGMSFHPEAIAESIRNLQPGFEISYDPDFRQAIADSWPKSIDDTEARNDWGWNHEVELDEMTKIMLKNLT from the coding sequence ATGAAAAAAAGAATTCTTATTATTGGTGCCTGCGGCCAAATAGGTACAGAACTTACCGCAGCTCTTCGCGCGGCCTACGCGCCTCACAAAGTAATAGCTAGTGATATCATTGAAGGTGATGAAGTAATGATGAACAGTGGTCCGTTTGAAGTGTTAGATGCTATGGACTATGACGCGGTACAGGATGTTGTAATAAAACATGAGATTACCGATGTGTATTTAATGGCCGCAATGCTTTCTGCTACTTCAGAAAAATTTCCTATGCGGGCTTGGAATTTAAATATGAATTCACTCTTTAACGTTCTTAATCTAGCCAAAGACGGTAAAATAGATAAAATATTCTGGCCTTCTAGTATAGCAGTTTTTGGTCCTACCACACCAAAAGAAAACACCCCGCAACGAACTGTTATGGAGCCCAGCACGGTTTACGGAATAAGCAAACAAACAGGAGAACGCTGGTGCGAATATTACCATAAAAAGTTTGGAGTTGATGTGCGTAGTTTGCGCTATCCGGGCTTAGTTAGCTATAAGACCTTACCCGGGGGAGGCACTACAGATTATGCGGTAGACATTTACCATAAAGCTGTAAAACACAATAAATACATTTGTTTTTTAAATGCCGAAACAACATTGCCAATGATGTATATGGACGATGCCATTAAAGCTACCATTGGTATTATGGAAGCACCCGAATCAAACATCAAGATTCGGAATTCTTACAACTTGGCGGGCATGAGCTTTCATCCAGAGGCAATAGCCGAAAGTATTAGAAATCTGCAACCCGGATTTGAAATTTCGTATGATCCAGATTTTAGACAGGCCATTGCAGATTCTTGGCCAAAGAGTATTGATGATACCGAAGCTAGAAACGATTGGGGATGGAACCACGAAGTAGAGCTGGATGAAATGACTAAGATTATGCTGAAGAATTTAACATAA